A portion of the Bifidobacterium sp. ESL0800 genome contains these proteins:
- a CDS encoding ribonuclease J, with translation MTETKEKTTATHRRGSASKARARKSEEVAENSEKRTSAKSGEKRTSSKRSESRSSSRSGGRRSSGSNSSRAPRGGSRSGGRRSNPRTVSRTPGTSPNQDAVLIAPPKYRKGSMRIVPLGGLGEIGRNMNVVEYNGHLLLVDCGVLFPDEEQPGVDLILPDFSYIKDRLDDIEALVLTHGHEDHIGGVPYLLNLRPDIPLIGSKLTLAFVKAKCEEHHQNPRCVEVNGRDKLKVGPFNLEFVAVTHSIPDALAVCINTPAGTVIDTGDFKLDQLPIDHRITDLVEFGKLGEKGVDLVMVDSTNAEVPGFVRPESTIGPELERAFSEATRKIIVASFSSHVHRVQQVVDAAHKVGRKVVFVGRSMVRNMSIAADLGYLHIPEGTVVDLKKAKDIQDNKLVYMCTGSQGEPMAALGRIADGTHRDITINEFDTVVMASSLIPGNENEVYGMINKLVQKGARVVNRDNAKIHVSGHSNEGELTYFYNILKPKCVMPIHGENRHLVANGLVAVKTGVDPKNVVLAEDGDVVDLYHGQAAVVGSVPCAYVYVDGDTVGELTDDELEKRKILGTEGFVSIFAVVDTDAKNVISGPKVYMNAIPDDESDLDKVRRQIVGQLEDAMMQGTHDTHKLQQIMRRTIGGWVSRQLHRKPMIVPVVADIAHDVIDGTPSGK, from the coding sequence ATGACAGAAACAAAAGAAAAAACTACCGCCACGCATCGCCGTGGCAGCGCCAGCAAGGCACGCGCTCGCAAAAGCGAAGAAGTTGCCGAGAATTCCGAAAAGCGCACGAGTGCCAAGAGCGGTGAGAAACGCACAAGCAGCAAGCGTAGCGAATCCCGTAGCTCCTCCCGTTCGGGCGGACGTCGGTCGAGCGGCTCGAATTCGTCTCGTGCCCCACGTGGCGGAAGCCGCTCTGGTGGCCGCCGTTCCAACCCGCGTACGGTTTCGCGCACTCCCGGCACCTCGCCCAACCAGGACGCCGTGCTGATCGCCCCGCCGAAGTACCGCAAGGGCTCGATGCGTATCGTCCCGCTCGGCGGCTTGGGTGAAATCGGCCGCAACATGAACGTGGTCGAATACAACGGCCATCTGCTGCTGGTCGATTGCGGTGTGCTCTTCCCCGACGAGGAGCAGCCCGGCGTCGATCTCATCCTCCCTGATTTCAGCTATATCAAGGACAGGCTTGACGATATCGAGGCGCTCGTGCTGACCCACGGTCACGAAGACCACATCGGCGGCGTGCCCTACCTGCTGAACCTTCGCCCTGACATCCCGCTGATCGGCTCGAAGCTCACGCTCGCCTTCGTCAAGGCCAAGTGCGAGGAGCATCATCAGAACCCGCGTTGCGTCGAGGTCAACGGCCGCGACAAGCTCAAGGTCGGCCCGTTCAACCTCGAGTTCGTCGCCGTCACGCACTCCATCCCGGATGCATTGGCTGTGTGCATCAACACGCCTGCCGGCACCGTCATCGACACCGGCGACTTCAAACTCGACCAGCTGCCCATCGACCATCGTATTACAGATTTGGTGGAATTCGGCAAGCTCGGCGAGAAGGGCGTCGACCTGGTGATGGTCGATTCCACCAACGCCGAGGTCCCCGGCTTCGTGCGTCCCGAAAGCACCATCGGCCCCGAGCTCGAGCGTGCCTTCAGCGAGGCTACCCGCAAGATCATCGTCGCCAGCTTCTCCAGCCACGTCCACCGCGTCCAGCAGGTCGTCGACGCCGCGCACAAGGTCGGCCGCAAGGTCGTCTTCGTTGGCCGTTCGATGGTGCGCAACATGTCCATCGCCGCCGATCTCGGCTATCTGCATATCCCCGAAGGCACCGTGGTCGATCTGAAGAAGGCCAAGGATATTCAAGACAACAAGCTGGTCTACATGTGCACCGGTTCGCAGGGCGAGCCGATGGCCGCGCTCGGCCGCATCGCCGACGGCACCCACCGCGACATCACCATCAACGAGTTCGACACCGTCGTGATGGCCAGCTCCCTCATTCCCGGCAACGAGAACGAGGTCTACGGCATGATCAACAAGCTCGTCCAGAAGGGCGCGCGCGTGGTCAACCGCGACAACGCGAAGATCCACGTCTCCGGCCACTCCAACGAAGGCGAGCTCACCTACTTCTACAACATCCTGAAGCCCAAGTGCGTCATGCCGATCCACGGAGAGAACCGCCACCTGGTCGCCAACGGCCTGGTGGCCGTCAAGACCGGCGTCGATCCGAAGAACGTCGTGCTCGCCGAGGACGGCGATGTGGTCGATCTCTATCACGGCCAGGCCGCGGTCGTCGGTTCTGTGCCGTGCGCCTACGTCTACGTCGATGGCGATACCGTCGGTGAGCTGACCGACGACGAGCTCGAGAAGCGCAAGATCCTCGGCACCGAAGGCTTCGTTTCCATCTTCGCCGTGGTCGATACCGACGCCAAGAACGTCATCTCCGGCCCGAAGGTCTATATGAACGCGATTCCCGATGACGAGAGCGATCTCGACAAGGTGCGTCGCCAGATCGTCGGTCAGCTCGAGGACGCGATGATGCAGGGCACCCACGATACCCACAAGCTCCAGCAGATCATGCGCCGCACCATCGGTGGCTGGGTCTCCCGTCAGCTTCATCGCAAGCCGATGATCGTCCCGGTCGTCGCCGACATCGCCCACGACGTGATCGACGGCACCCCGTCCGGCAAGTGA
- the dapA gene encoding 4-hydroxy-tetrahydrodipicolinate synthase — protein MSESSMHLLDPAPFGRVIPAMVTPMLGDGSIDFEASAALAKHLVASGADGLLVNGTTGESPVTHMDEKVKLVEVVKEAVDVPVISGAGSNDTAHTVRMVEQTQEAGADAVLVVAPYYSRPSQEGIFRHYQAVNESADKPIIVYDVPGRTGVHLELETYRRLAGLENIKAVKDATGDIAGAVRKRMETGLTWYSGDDALFLPFLSIGAVGIISVIAHVASDPMRQLADAFDRGDIRQAQRLAVRLAPLVDAINGTGFQGVLAKAALHERGWLDETTMRLPNVGPGQAEFERAHQGMVAAGILDA, from the coding sequence ATGAGTGAGTCTTCTATGCATCTTCTTGATCCGGCGCCATTCGGCCGTGTTATTCCCGCTATGGTCACGCCGATGCTCGGGGATGGTTCCATCGATTTCGAGGCATCCGCGGCATTGGCCAAGCATTTGGTCGCCTCCGGGGCCGACGGCCTGCTGGTCAACGGCACCACCGGTGAATCCCCGGTCACCCACATGGATGAGAAGGTCAAGCTCGTTGAAGTGGTCAAGGAGGCCGTCGACGTGCCGGTGATTTCCGGCGCGGGTTCCAACGACACCGCCCATACGGTACGTATGGTCGAGCAGACGCAGGAGGCCGGCGCCGACGCGGTGCTGGTGGTCGCTCCTTACTATTCCCGTCCTTCGCAGGAAGGCATTTTCCGCCATTATCAGGCGGTCAACGAATCGGCGGACAAGCCGATCATCGTCTACGACGTCCCAGGACGTACGGGCGTGCATCTTGAACTGGAGACCTACCGTCGGCTGGCCGGGCTCGAGAATATCAAGGCGGTCAAGGACGCCACGGGGGACATCGCCGGAGCGGTGCGCAAGCGTATGGAAACCGGTCTGACCTGGTACTCCGGCGACGACGCGCTGTTCTTGCCGTTCCTTTCCATCGGGGCCGTCGGCATCATTTCGGTGATTGCCCACGTCGCGTCCGACCCGATGCGCCAGCTCGCCGATGCCTTCGACCGCGGTGATATCCGTCAGGCCCAGCGCCTTGCGGTTCGTCTGGCCCCGCTGGTCGATGCCATCAACGGCACCGGATTCCAGGGTGTGCTCGCCAAGGCCGCGCTGCACGAGCGCGGATGGCTCGACGAGACCACGATGCGCCTGCCGAATGTCGGTCCGGGCCAAGCGGAATTTGAGCGTGCCCATCAGGGTATGGTCGCTGCCGGTATCCTGGATGCCTAG
- the dapB gene encoding 4-hydroxy-tetrahydrodipicolinate reductase: MIRVSVVGAQGRMGGSVVEAVKAADDMQVAQQVGENDDIAAITPDNTDVAVEFTVPNASLDNVLKLVAQGVNVVVGTTGWTAEKLDQVKAALAKAPRHDQAVFIAPNFAISAVLADKFAAQAAKYFTSAEVIELHHPDKVDAPSGTAIHTAQAIAEARKQAGCSPMPDGTQGEAASRGQVVDGVHVHAVRLQGLNAHEEVLLGNTGEQLVIRADSFDRASFMSGVLLAVRNLASGSHPGLTVGLDAFLDL, encoded by the coding sequence ATGATCAGAGTTTCAGTGGTCGGTGCGCAGGGACGCATGGGCGGCAGTGTGGTCGAGGCGGTCAAGGCCGCGGACGATATGCAAGTCGCGCAGCAAGTCGGTGAGAATGACGATATCGCCGCCATTACGCCGGACAACACCGACGTAGCGGTGGAGTTCACCGTGCCGAACGCCTCACTGGATAATGTGCTGAAACTCGTGGCTCAAGGTGTCAACGTCGTGGTCGGTACCACCGGTTGGACCGCCGAGAAGCTCGATCAGGTCAAGGCCGCACTTGCCAAGGCACCGCGCCACGATCAGGCGGTCTTCATCGCCCCGAACTTCGCCATCTCCGCGGTCCTGGCCGACAAGTTCGCCGCGCAGGCCGCCAAATACTTCACGTCCGCCGAGGTCATCGAGCTGCACCACCCCGACAAGGTCGACGCCCCTTCCGGCACCGCCATCCACACCGCCCAGGCGATCGCCGAGGCCCGAAAGCAGGCCGGTTGCTCCCCGATGCCCGATGGTACGCAAGGTGAGGCGGCCTCGCGCGGTCAGGTCGTCGACGGTGTCCACGTCCATGCCGTGCGCTTGCAGGGCCTAAACGCCCACGAGGAAGTCCTGCTGGGCAACACCGGCGAGCAGCTCGTCATCCGCGCCGACAGCTTCGACCGCGCCTCCTTCATGTCCGGCGTCCTGTTGGCCGTGCGCAACCTCGCCTCCGGTTCCCACCCCGGCCTGACCGTAGGCCTCGACGCGTTCCTCGACCTTTAA